The following coding sequences lie in one Streptomyces venezuelae genomic window:
- a CDS encoding non-ribosomal peptide synthetase has translation MKSSTAAHGAALAEVWPLSPLQEGLLFHADFDDRGPDVYAVQFLLDITGPLDPDRLRASWQTLLDRHAALRASFHRRKSGEAVQLITRNVPLPWREADLSDLTDPRGMTDQDTSDQDTSDQDISDQAEKLAAQERAERLDLTVPPLLRLLLLRLGTEHHRLVVTSHHLLMDGWSMPVLLNELSQVYEAGGGPSVSKRAASYGEYLAWLGRQDKEAARTAWRAELAGADEPTLVAPADPSGALVLPEETPLRLSEDDTRALTETGRAHGLTVNTLVQGAWALVLARLTGRSDVVFGATVAGRPAELPGVESMIGLLINTLPVRVRLDGAQPVAELLTGLQARQSALIAHQHLGLAEIQKLAGPGAMFDTLVVYENYPAPPARPATADLPSFTASAGHQATNYPVTLGILATDRHLHVHVTSRPDLVPQEQAAELGRRLIRVLRQIATDPTTPTARIDILDAPERERVVREWNDTHYPLPTASVLHDFERWASRSPGVVAVRCGEEAVSYGELEARANGLARRLVGFGVGPESRVGLCLPRGVDMVVGELAVWKAGGAFVPLDPEYPSDRLSFMVADSGARVVVSAGESLADVRVGDARVVLLDEEDIDCSEVPLGVGLSPDQLAYVIYTSGSTGRPKGVAVAHGGVANLAAAMRPVLGVDVGVTALQFASFSFDAAVLDVAVTLSGGGTLAIASADERAEPSALADMIESAGVTTASVVPSLLGVLDPAAVPGIRNWVLGAELLTGELASRWTPRAQVWNTYGPTEATVMATAGPVDATTGPTDDPPPIGRPLGNVRTYVLDGFLHPVPVGATGELYVAGPGVARGYVGRPDLTAERFVACPFAGGGGERMYRTGDLARWTADGQLSFVGRADEQVKVRGFRVEPGEVEAALAAHPEVRQAAVIAREDRPGDKRLVGYVVPETEGLEIQTVHDHLAQALPDYMRPASLVVLETLPLTVNGKVDRAALPAPDFAARATGREPRTETERVLCALFAEVLGLERVGVEDGFFELGGDSISSMQLASRARRAGLVVTPRQVFEEKTPEGLAAVVQVPDAAHASVDVGTGVVPWTPVMRASGERAARPGFAQWVVLGVPGGIGTDVLAAGLSAVLDAHDMLRARTVPGEARFVVAERGSVDAASLVSRVDAVGAGPEVVSELADGAARDAAGLLDPVSGVMVRAVWVDAGPDRLGQLVLVAHHVVVDGVSWRVLVPDLRAVCEALAEGRVPELDPVGTSFRRWSELLAAEAVGEKRVAELEGWLDLLGEAETRVPLARRELDSYIDTVGTLRWHTWVVPPEQTETLLSGTPTAFHCGVDDILLAALAGAVARWRPAAAAGLLVDVEGHGREPLAGHDVDLSRTVGWFAATHPVRLDTSGIDLDDARAGGPAAGALLKSVKEQRRAVPGGDGLGYELLRHLNPQTAPALRSRPTPEIGFNYMGRFASDVRASSAGGAWQVRGETAVGGSSDPDTPLRHLLDAGAMVQDARGGRRPELTLTLSRPAHLVTDDEAEELGRTWVELLGGLAAHTDAPASGGHTPSDFPLLDLAQDEVDEFEGTPGVPAEGP, from the coding sequence GTGAAGTCTTCAACCGCCGCCCACGGCGCTGCCCTGGCCGAGGTGTGGCCCCTGTCGCCACTGCAGGAAGGGCTGCTGTTCCACGCGGACTTCGACGACCGGGGCCCCGACGTATACGCCGTCCAGTTCCTCCTGGACATCACAGGACCCCTGGACCCGGACCGGCTCCGCGCCTCCTGGCAGACGCTCCTCGACCGGCACGCGGCCCTGCGGGCCAGCTTCCACCGCAGGAAGTCCGGCGAGGCGGTACAGCTCATCACCCGCAACGTGCCGTTGCCCTGGCGCGAGGCCGACCTCTCGGACCTCACCGATCCGCGAGGCATGACCGACCAGGACACCTCTGACCAGGACACCTCCGACCAGGACATCTCCGACCAGGCCGAGAAGCTGGCCGCGCAGGAACGCGCCGAGCGCCTCGACCTGACCGTGCCCCCACTGCTCCGCCTCCTCCTGCTCCGGCTCGGCACGGAACACCACCGCCTCGTCGTGACGTCCCACCACCTCCTGATGGATGGCTGGTCGATGCCGGTCCTCCTGAACGAGCTCTCACAGGTGTACGAGGCGGGCGGCGGCCCGTCCGTATCGAAGCGCGCGGCCTCCTACGGTGAGTACCTGGCGTGGCTGGGACGCCAGGACAAGGAGGCCGCGCGCACGGCATGGCGGGCGGAGCTGGCCGGAGCGGACGAGCCGACGCTCGTGGCGCCCGCGGACCCGAGCGGCGCGCTCGTCCTGCCGGAGGAGACACCCCTGCGCCTGTCCGAGGACGACACGCGGGCCCTGACGGAGACCGGCCGCGCCCACGGACTCACCGTGAACACGCTGGTGCAGGGCGCGTGGGCCCTGGTGCTCGCCCGCCTCACCGGACGCTCGGACGTCGTCTTCGGTGCCACCGTCGCGGGCCGCCCCGCGGAACTTCCGGGCGTGGAGTCGATGATCGGCCTGCTGATCAACACGCTCCCGGTCCGCGTACGCCTCGACGGCGCGCAGCCCGTGGCCGAGCTGCTGACCGGCCTCCAGGCGCGTCAGTCCGCCCTCATCGCCCACCAGCACCTCGGCCTCGCGGAGATCCAGAAACTCGCGGGCCCGGGCGCGATGTTCGACACCCTCGTGGTCTACGAGAACTACCCCGCGCCACCCGCCCGCCCGGCCACCGCCGACCTCCCCTCCTTCACCGCATCGGCGGGCCACCAGGCGACCAACTACCCGGTGACCCTCGGCATCCTCGCCACCGACCGCCACCTGCACGTGCACGTCACGTCCCGCCCGGACCTCGTCCCGCAGGAGCAGGCCGCAGAACTGGGCCGACGCCTCATCCGCGTCCTCCGGCAGATCGCGACCGACCCGACGACCCCGACGGCCCGCATCGACATCCTGGACGCACCGGAGCGCGAACGCGTCGTCCGGGAGTGGAACGACACGCATTATCCGCTGCCGACCGCCTCCGTCCTGCACGACTTCGAGCGCTGGGCGTCCCGTTCCCCGGGTGTGGTGGCGGTGCGGTGTGGTGAGGAGGCTGTGTCGTACGGGGAGTTGGAGGCGCGGGCGAACGGGCTGGCCCGGCGGTTGGTGGGTTTTGGGGTCGGTCCGGAGTCGCGTGTGGGGCTGTGTCTGCCGCGTGGTGTGGACATGGTGGTGGGGGAGTTGGCGGTGTGGAAGGCGGGTGGTGCGTTCGTTCCGCTGGATCCCGAGTATCCGTCCGACCGGTTGTCGTTCATGGTGGCCGACAGCGGTGCGCGGGTCGTCGTGAGCGCGGGGGAGAGTCTGGCGGACGTGAGGGTCGGCGACGCGCGGGTCGTGCTCCTGGACGAGGAGGACATCGACTGCTCCGAGGTTCCTCTTGGCGTCGGCTTGTCCCCGGATCAACTCGCGTACGTCATCTATACGTCGGGTTCGACGGGGCGTCCCAAGGGTGTGGCGGTCGCACACGGTGGTGTGGCGAATCTGGCGGCGGCGATGCGTCCGGTGCTGGGTGTGGACGTGGGTGTCACAGCGCTGCAGTTCGCGTCGTTCAGCTTTGACGCGGCCGTATTGGACGTGGCGGTCACGCTGTCCGGCGGCGGCACGCTCGCGATCGCCTCCGCCGACGAGCGGGCCGAGCCCTCCGCGCTCGCGGACATGATCGAGTCGGCGGGGGTGACGACGGCCAGCGTCGTGCCGTCCCTGCTGGGCGTCCTTGACCCGGCAGCGGTGCCGGGCATACGCAACTGGGTGCTGGGCGCCGAGCTGTTGACGGGAGAACTGGCGAGCCGGTGGACGCCGCGGGCGCAGGTGTGGAACACCTACGGCCCGACCGAGGCCACCGTGATGGCCACGGCGGGACCCGTGGACGCCACGACCGGACCGACCGACGATCCACCGCCGATCGGCCGCCCGCTGGGCAACGTACGGACGTACGTCCTGGACGGCTTCCTGCACCCGGTTCCGGTCGGGGCGACGGGCGAGTTGTACGTGGCCGGGCCTGGCGTGGCTCGGGGATATGTGGGGCGGCCCGACCTGACGGCGGAGCGGTTTGTGGCCTGCCCGTTCGCGGGTGGTGGCGGGGAGCGCATGTACCGCACCGGTGACCTGGCGCGCTGGACCGCCGACGGACAGCTGTCGTTCGTGGGGCGTGCGGACGAGCAGGTGAAGGTACGTGGGTTCCGGGTGGAGCCCGGCGAGGTCGAGGCGGCGCTAGCGGCGCATCCCGAGGTGCGGCAGGCGGCCGTGATCGCCCGCGAGGACCGTCCCGGCGACAAGCGCCTCGTCGGCTACGTCGTGCCCGAGACCGAGGGCCTGGAGATCCAGACCGTGCACGACCACCTGGCGCAGGCGCTGCCCGACTACATGCGACCCGCTTCCCTCGTGGTCCTGGAGACGCTGCCACTGACGGTGAACGGGAAGGTGGACCGGGCCGCGCTGCCCGCGCCGGACTTCGCCGCGCGGGCCACGGGCCGTGAGCCGCGTACGGAGACCGAGCGCGTGCTGTGCGCGCTGTTCGCCGAGGTGCTGGGGCTTGAGCGGGTCGGTGTCGAGGACGGCTTCTTCGAGCTGGGCGGCGACTCCATCAGCTCCATGCAGCTGGCTTCGCGGGCGCGCCGTGCGGGGCTCGTGGTCACGCCCCGGCAGGTGTTCGAGGAGAAGACGCCGGAGGGCCTGGCCGCCGTTGTGCAGGTGCCCGACGCGGCACATGCGTCCGTCGACGTCGGTACCGGGGTGGTGCCGTGGACGCCGGTCATGCGGGCGTCGGGGGAGCGTGCGGCACGGCCGGGGTTCGCGCAGTGGGTGGTGCTGGGAGTGCCGGGCGGTATCGGGACGGATGTTCTGGCGGCGGGCCTCTCCGCCGTGCTCGACGCGCACGACATGTTGCGGGCCCGCACCGTTCCCGGTGAGGCGCGGTTCGTGGTGGCGGAGCGCGGGTCGGTCGACGCGGCCTCGCTGGTGTCGCGCGTGGACGCGGTGGGGGCCGGGCCCGAAGTGGTGAGCGAGCTGGCGGACGGTGCTGCGCGGGACGCGGCGGGGCTGCTGGATCCGGTGTCCGGAGTGATGGTGCGGGCGGTGTGGGTGGACGCGGGCCCCGACCGGCTCGGTCAACTCGTCCTCGTAGCACACCACGTGGTGGTGGACGGCGTGTCGTGGCGGGTGCTGGTCCCGGATCTGCGGGCGGTGTGCGAGGCGCTGGCCGAGGGACGGGTGCCGGAGCTGGATCCGGTGGGGACGTCGTTCCGGCGCTGGTCGGAGCTGCTGGCCGCGGAGGCCGTGGGGGAGAAGCGGGTCGCGGAACTCGAAGGATGGCTGGACCTGCTCGGTGAGGCCGAGACCCGGGTCCCGCTCGCACGGCGGGAGTTGGACTCGTACATCGACACGGTGGGCACCTTGCGCTGGCATACCTGGGTGGTGCCGCCCGAGCAGACGGAGACGCTGCTGAGCGGGACGCCGACCGCGTTCCACTGCGGTGTCGACGACATCCTGCTGGCCGCCCTGGCCGGTGCGGTCGCGCGCTGGCGGCCGGCCGCGGCCGCGGGTCTCCTGGTCGACGTGGAGGGGCACGGCCGTGAGCCGCTCGCGGGGCACGACGTGGATCTGTCCCGCACGGTCGGCTGGTTCGCCGCCACCCACCCGGTCCGCCTGGACACCTCAGGGATCGACCTCGACGACGCCCGAGCGGGCGGCCCCGCGGCGGGCGCACTCCTCAAGTCGGTCAAGGAACAGCGGCGTGCGGTCCCTGGCGGCGACGGACTCGGCTACGAGCTCCTGCGTCACCTCAACCCGCAGACCGCACCCGCCCTCCGTAGCCGTCCAACCCCCGAGATCGGCTTCAACTACATGGGACGGTTCGCGTCCGACGTACGTGCGTCCTCCGCGGGCGGCGCATGGCAGGTGCGGGGCGAGACGGCCGTCGGCGGCTCGTCCGACCCCGACACACCCCTGCGGCATCTCCTGGACGCGGGCGCGATGGTCCAGGACGCCCGGGGCGGGCGACGGCCGGAACTCACGCTCACCCTCAGCCGGCCCGCGCACCTCGTGACGGACGACGAGGCCGAAGAGCTCGGCCGGACCTGGGTGGAGCTCCTGGGCGGCCTGGCCGCCCACACCGACGCGCCCGCCTCGGGCGGCCACACGCCCTCCGATTTCCCGCTCCTCGATCTGGCACAGGACGAAGTCGACGAATTCGAAGGTACGCCGGGCGTCCCGGCGGAGGGCCCCTGA